From Cannabis sativa cultivar Pink pepper isolate KNU-18-1 chromosome 8, ASM2916894v1, whole genome shotgun sequence, a single genomic window includes:
- the LOC133030669 gene encoding uncharacterized protein LOC133030669 — translation MIEHWTKPLLTKFKINVDGAIFESENRFGFGFIVRDSAGKLVQAVSGSKIGVVAPEIVEVVGMKEVLSWIKTKKITDVEIETDSLVTVQAINGSVQMPSQFGLLIQDCRSLLSELQDVFISFVKRSANRAVHCIARQSCFMSDCMFDEFSAPSHLLSIVRDDIILS, via the exons ATGATT GAGCATTGGACAAAACCACTTCTTACAAAGTTCAAGATCAATGTCGACGGGGCCATCTTCGAAAGTGAAAatcggtttgggtttgggttcataGTTAGGGACTCGGCTGGGAAGCTTGTTCAAGCAGTTTCGGGGAGTAAAATTGGCGTGGTTGCTCCTGAGATTGTTGAGGTGGTGGGAATGAAAGAAGTCTTGAGTTGGATAAAGACGAAGAAAATAACTGATGTGGAAATTGAAACTGATTCTTTAGTTACTGTTCAGGCTATCAATGGTTCAGTTCAAATGCCATCTCAGTTTGGGTTACTTATTCAAGACTGTCGTTCTTTATTATCTGAGTTACAAGatgtttttatttcttttgttaaacgatctgcaaatagGGCTGTTCATTGCATTGCAAGGCAATCCTGTTTTATGTCAGATTGTATGTTTGATGAATTTTCTGCTCCATCACATTTGCTTTCTATTGTAAGGGATGATATCATTTTAAGTTGA
- the LOC115700431 gene encoding uncharacterized protein LOC115700431, translated as MKPCSKKWDLELIEDLFDSRDVQLIKQVPLSVNLASDSWFWNKDPTSFFTVKSSYNHLQSVNGSWNSSMEDDIWRMLWKIKAPPKVLHFVWKALSGCLPTRTQLSSKHVPVELHCVLCSHAEESIFHVLVQCPFAHSCWLRSALGVGISKTTNLFDWFLEVLAVGNIGLVEEVVMVGWAIWKARNDMLWNGRSYSDADVI; from the coding sequence ATGAAGCCATGTAGTAAAAAATGGGACTTGGAGCTTATTGAGGACTTGTTTGATTCCCGTGATGTTCAGCTAATCAAACAGGTGCCTTTGAGTGTTAATCTTGCGAGTGATAGTTGGTTTTGGAATAAGGATCCAACTAGTTTTTTCACTGTCAAAAGTTCCTATAATCATCTACAGTCAGTCAATGGTAGTTGGAACTCCTCTATGGAGGATGATATTTGGAGGATGTTGTGGAAGATTAAAGCCCCTCCTAAGGTTTTACATTTTGTTTGGAAAGCTCTTTCGGGTTGTTTGCCTACGCGTACTCAACTTTCTAGTAAACATGTTCCAGTGGAGTTGCATTGTGTGTTGTGCAGCCATGCGGAAGAGTCAATTTTCCATGTTTTGGTTCAATGCCCCTTTGCTCATTCATGTTGGCTCCGATCTGCGTTAGGTGTTGGCATTTCCAAAACAACCAATCTTTTTGACTGGTTTCTGGAAGTGTTGGCAGTGGGCAATATAGGGTTGGTGGAAGAAGTCGTCATGGTTGGTTGGGCGATTTGGAAGGCTCGGAATGATATGCTTTGGAATGGTAGAAGCTATAGTGATGCTGATGTTATTTGA
- the LOC115698887 gene encoding uncharacterized protein At1g08160 encodes MANPPTQQTTVVTKPPPRNHILRWVATFILGLIILVGLAVLVIWLVVKPKRFIFSVEDGSVNNFKISNDNHLNASFNFAVRSYNPNSKVSVYYDSIESRLDYDDQTLAFNVVSPFFQPHRNVTRLQVKLTASYTTLLSSVSKDLRLEKKSGKIELNLSLKARIRFKVGVWKSSHRTLIVFCPSILIDFSKSKTFDRTNCSVDL; translated from the coding sequence ATGGCAAATCCACCAACTCAACAAACGACTGTGGTGACCAAGCCACCACCAAGAAACCACATCCTTCGTTGGGTGGCTACATTCATTTTAGGGCTAATAATCCTAGTTGGATTGGCTGTGCTCGTAATATGGCTTGTCGTCAAGCCAAAACGATTCATTTTCAGCGTCGAAGATGGTTCAGTCAACAACTTCAAAATCTCCAACGACAATCATCTAAATGCATCGTTTAACTTTGCTGTTCGGTCATATAACCCTAACTCCAAAGTCTCTGTCTACTATGACTCTATTGAGTCTAGGCTTGATTACGATGACCAAACCCTAGCCTTCAATGTGGTGAGCCCTTTCTTCCAACCTCATCGCAATGTGACTCGCCTCCAAGTCAAACTCACAGCCTCGTACACAACTCTACTTAGCTCGGTCTCTAAAGACTTGAGGCTCGAGAAGAAGTCTGGAAAGATCGAGCTCAATCTCTCGCTTAAGGCAAGGATTAGGTTTAAAGTAGGTGTTTGGAAATCTTCTCATCGAACCTTAATTGTATTTTGTCCCTCTATTTTGATTGACTTTTCTAAGTCCAAGACTTTCGATAGAACTAATTGTAGCGTtgatctttga
- the LOC115700432 gene encoding NDR1/HIN1-like protein 1 has protein sequence MENPKTTTTGEKTTQSQIFISWLATFILVLIVLSGVTVLIIWPVLNPKRLVFTVEDTSFQYFQISNDNLNASFNFTVQSQNPNSRIAIYYDSIHFKVIYQDQALGVGVMGPLFQPKDEKTRFYLNTTTNNRPIGLPRWASNDLKVQQKKYGKIKVDLEIYGKIRFKVGVWKSSHRTLIVFCPSVWIDFYEVKSFHKSNCNVQRL, from the coding sequence ATGGAGAATCCAAAAACGACAACAACTGGTGAGAAAACGACACAAAGTCAAATCTTCATCTCATGGTTAGCTACATTCATTCTAGTCTTGATAGTGTTATCAGGTGTGACCGTTCTCATTATATGGCCTGTACTCAACCCAAAACGACTCGTTTTCACTGTTGAAGACACTTCATTCCAATACTTCCAAATCTCAAACGACAATCTAAATGCGTCGTTTAACTTCACCGTTCAATCTCAAAACCCAAACTCCCGAATCGCAATCTACTACGACTCAATCCATTTCAAAGTCATTTACCAAGACCAGGCCTTAGGGGTTGGAGTAATGGGCCCATTGTTTCAGCCCAAAGATGAGAAGACTCGGTTCTACCTTAATACTACTACTAATAATAGGCCCATTGGGCTTCCGAGATGGGCTTCCAATGATTTGAAGGTCCAGCAGAAGAAGTATGGTAAGATTAAGGTTGACCTTGAGATTTATGGTAAGATTAGGTTTAAAGTTGGTGTTTGGAAATCTTCTCATCGAACCCTAATTGTATTTTGTCCATCTGTTTGGATTGATTTTTATGAGGTTAAATCCTTCCACAAAAGTAATTGTAACGTTCAACGtctttga